The Cygnus olor isolate bCygOlo1 chromosome 14, bCygOlo1.pri.v2, whole genome shotgun sequence genomic interval TCTGTCGAGTGTTTGAAAACCAATAAATCCGCTAGGGGGGTAGCAAAAAAGTCGATCAGGACCTTTACtggcaataaaatatttactctgaATACATAGAGACTTTAAAGCAGAGGAACACTTGCTTCAAACCTAGAAAAGCCTTAAACCGTACGGAATGGatcctaggaaaaaaattagacaTGTAAAGGTCAATGAAcacaatgatttatttaaaaaataaaaaacgtaaaaacgatttttttttcctcctttacagaaatgttaatttcagTCATGGGATCCGAGTAggttttgtagaaaaaaatgtagtagcCAGGTATCGAGTCCttacaacaaagaaaattcCCCCGTAACCCTCCCCAGTTTTTACTCCAGATCAGCAAGACGCTTCCCACCCCGtaccccaccccaaaaaaaaaaaattaaaacaagacatttttcGTTGCTAGTATAAAAACGACCAAGGTccaagtaataataaaaaaatagagtcCATCAATGACTGTAACAcaaagtatgtgtgtgtgtggggccCAGTCCATCTTCCGAGAGAAAAGAAgtggcacaggcagcagaggcGACCCCCAGGGGGCATTTAGGAGCTGCTCCCACAGCGGGGAGGCATTTAAAAGGAGCTGCCCTTCGGCGGGCGAGGGGAGAAACCATTTCCAAGCTGCCCCGTGCCGGAGGGAGGACTCTGCACGCCGCCCCCCCGGCGGATACGGGCGCTCCGGCTCAGAAGGAGCCGCCCCCGTAGCCTCCCCCGCCATAGCCTCCTCTGTACGGTCCACTGTTACTGCGGCCCCCCCAGCTGCCGCCccctcctccgcctcctccgcCGCTCTTCATGGGCCCGTAGGAGGACTGGTGCTGGCTGTAGCTGCCGAACCCGCCGTACCCGTTGCCGTAGtcgccgcctccgccgcctcctccgtaggagccgccgccgccgccgccgtaGGAGCCGTacccgccgccgcctcctcccccgCCGTAGCCGCCGTAGCTGTTGTAACCGCCGCCTCCCTTGGCCAGCCCGTTGTGGTCCCGGTTGCCGGatccgccgccgccccggccccgtcctcctcctcctcggcctcCCCGCGAGGGCCtggccgcgccgccgccccccccgcccgcctGGATGTCCTCCTTGGGCACGGCCTTCTTCACCTCCACGCGGTGGCCCTGGATCGGGTGGAACTTGACCACGGCCGCCTTGTCGGCCGCGTCGTGGTTCTGGAAGTAGACGAAGCCGAAGCCGCGCTTCTTGCCGCTCTGCTTGTCGGCGATGATCTCCGCCTTCTCCACGGGGCCGAACTGGCTGAAGTGCTGCACCAGGTCCCCCTCGGCCACGTCCCCCTTGAGGCCGCCCACGAAGAGCTTCTTCACCTTGGCGTGAGCCCCGGGCTTGGCCGAGTCCTCCCGGGACACGGCCCGCTTCAGCTCCACCGCGTTGCCGTCCACGGCGTGGGGGGACGCGGCCATGGCGGCGTCGGCCTCCTCCACCGCCGAGTAGGTGACGAAGCCGAAGCAGCGGGAGCGCTTGGTCTGCGGGTTGAGCACCACCACGCAGTCGGTCAGGGTGCCGTAGGCCGCGAAGTGCTCCCGCAGCCCGGCCTCCGTGGTCTGCACGTTGAGGCCGCCGATGAACAGCTTGCACAGCTGCGAGTTCTCCATGCCGccgccgggagcggggccggggccgcgccggggccTGGCGCCGAGGCTCCTCCTCCCgccggggggcagcgccgccgccgctcttCTCCCCCCCGCCTCCGTCTTGCCGCCTCTTCCCCCGCGCGGCGCCGCTTCAGGGCTGCGGCGGCCGCCGAGCGCTGCCTCCCGTCGGCCGGGCCCcgcgcctcgcctcgcctcgcctcacCTCACGGGCACGGCGCGGCCCGGCTGCTGCCGCCGCTCCCgcagcgccgggggggggggaatgagGGACGGGGACGGGCTCGGGCAcgcacaaaatggcggcggctGCTCCTCGGGAGCCTGCCCGGCGACTGGTGCCCACACAAAGGGGACGCCGGGagccccgcccgcccgcccgccgccgcgccaCGCCCCCTCCGCGCCGCCGCGGCCAATCGGAGCGCGGAACCGGGGGGCCGCCCGCGATTCGCCGTCGGGGGCGGGACTAAGGCTGCGATTGACGGGCGTAACGGCGAATCGTAGAGCGCGACCTCCGCCGCGCGGCGGCAGAAGGGGCGGGGCTCGCCGCTGACGGACGCGGCGGGCAGCCAATGGAGCTGCTCCGTAACGGCCGCCGGCGCCGGACGCTCTTCGCGCGCCTCGCTCAGGGGGAGGGAGCgggagggggagggggcggggccggcccgcGCTGCGCCACTGCGTcagcccggcggcgggcggccaaTGGGCTCCCTCCTGCCCGGCGCGCGCTTTCTccccggcggccccgcccccgcgggCGGGAGCGTTTGAaaggcggggccggggggcggtggctgagggagcggggccggggccgcctcagccccagcccggccgcTTTGGTTTCCTTCTCCCGTTCCCATGAGTCCGGCTGCCGCCCCCCAGCCGGCGTTTGTCCCTTCTAACCGCTCCCGTGCACCTTTGCTCCTTTCCAGTCTCTCAGTCTGCAAGAGTTTTCCTTGAAGTCCCCGTATAATACCTGCTTTATGCCCCAGTTCTTGGCTTTCAAAAGCCTGTCAGCGCTGTCTCGTTCTCTACATCACCCAACAACGTGGGCATCAACACTCGCCACCACGCTGCTGGGACTGGCCTCGGAGGCCGATCCCAGGCTGCCCAAGAGGCAAACCACTGCTGAGCCTGGCCACCAACCAGCGAGCGAGTCGGGCTGTGGCAGCTGGACAAGCTGGTCACCCACCTTACCTTACCTTACCTTACCTTCCCGAGGCACATATGGGAAAGCCAGAGAGGTTTTCTGCAAACCAGAAATCCTGGGGACTGGGTCAATCAAAGCTGAGAATCAGACTTGCTTTCCAGCAAGTTCACCCCCTGGATTGCTGTCAGACACATTACAGTCTCCTGCTGAGAGAGGCTAGAACAAGCCTTCCCTCCAGTTCAGCCCCTGGTAACAGGCTGTAGCTGCCTCGGTTTCCTTGCTCGATCCCCTGACTGCCAGTGTTGGCACgagggaagcagcagaactgcaacATCCCCCGATTCAGATCAGCTGCTGTGCAAAACACACTCTTGGAGACTCAGATACCAGCACAACACTGACTGTGGCAGAAGGCTGAGTTAAGTACAGCCCCAAATGAAGGCCAGAGAGGCTGAAAGTTTCACCACGAAGTGCGATTCTTCCTTATTCCCCCTTCAGACAGTGTCAGCTCCTGAGGTTAACCCTGACAGGAAAATTCTGGCCTCATTTCTGTCAGCAGGCCAAGCTTTTGGTCTTTAAACTTAAAGGCCATGATTATCATCAAACAGTTCAATTAATATTTGCAATATAGTAAtccaatttttattaaattgtgGTTTTCTGCTATAGCCAAGTCTTTTAAGAGTAACATTTACATGACAGCAATATTAAATCTCCATGTTTGACTGCCACTCACAGGGAAAAACATCATGTGTTTAGATCCATTTATCTCAATGCATGAACAGACACAATCATTGTAGCTAGTTTAGAAAAGAGAATAGGCCcataaaatcactgaaatatttgtggtttaaaaataaccatacgctactcatttaaaaaaaaaaaaaaaagttttcctagAGGCTGTGTAAAAGTTCCACACAATtacaggaaatacagaaatatgttttgccTACTCCTTATCGCAAAAACTGTGTAGCCCTTCCCAAGCTAAAATAATGTCTATTTCATGTAGAAAATAACCCATGAGAGTTTTATAGACTGTTAATAATTtacagcaaaaaggaagaaaaattaagaagagCTAATTATGGACACCGTGGACACCAAGGAAAACGGAACGCTTTGTTATGGCTCACTTTTCTCCCTGAAACAAGAGGGACAGGTATGCCAAGGAAGAGATCAAAGAAAGAAGTCCCTGCTTCTGTCAGCAGGAGGACGAAATGAGGGTTTTTAAGACGTGAACAAATCACTAGGGAAAATTAGTAGCTGACCACATTCAAATATAACCCAAACATTTCCTCTTCATTTGCACTTCTCACTGGTTGATTTATGAAAAGGAACAAGTgataaaaacctttaaaatatatatacccATCTCTTGCAGATAGAAGTGTCTCCTCTGATACTACAGAAAGCCTTAGTGGGTAGGACCCATTCCTATGAACTATGTGCTCCTACTTGCTCCTGAAATGAGCCTTTTCCATCCAGTTGCTGTGAGCCACTGCAAACGTGCGATACACAGCACCTATGCAGGGGGCACAGAACCAAAAAATGACTCTCACGCTGTGCATGTGAGACGTCCCCTGTCTAAACCAGACAACACTCCTGCAGCTACCGCAGTTTccctaccttttttttccttattttttttaactgtttgtaACTACATATGATTAAATACCTAATACCAATCTATGTATTTTGAAGTTCTTAGGCAAACACcactaaaaacaaatacatgctcttcccctcctcacaGGGCAGTTGCAGCATTAAATCGTTTCAATGCTGATAGCAAATTACAGAATAAGAATGCATTGTTTAAGTTGTTCGTTTCGAACATAGGCTAATGCTGCACCTGCAGCACTACCTAAAGAAAATGCGTTTCTCAAACAAGAGTCACTGGTCAAATAAAGCAGTGTGTTAAATGTCCTTATGGGATATTTTAGTTAGTATTCGAAtattagaaagaagaaaaaaatatattgttttcagGCATAAAACATTCAATTTATTCCAGTAGAAAGCATACTACCGAGATCCACAGGAGGGCATCACTGCTTAAGAGATCATAAAACAGGAATTTGAAGAGTTCATTTCAGGCATTGAGCTTCCGACCTTActatatattttcagtaaaagctGATACAAAATACATCATTAAGGAAATCATTATAGCATTTTTTATCACTAAAGACATATCCTTCTGTGATGCTGTTTAATGGGTCCAAATTTctaagacagaaaaggaatacTGAAGGAAAGATCTTCAGGGGCAATAGAATGATATTAAGAAGTCAAAAGCAACTCTTAAATTCTAAACATTCTGATTATTTAACACCttgtataaaaacaaagtaattgccttttaatttgtttcaacCCCTTTAATCTCGTTTTTATCAGTGCTGTTGGCTTCCATAATCAACATGtgttgttgatttgtttgttaGAACAATTTAAGTTTATcgatggatttttttaaaaatgaatttaagtaCGCAGGTTTTTAGTAATGTAGTGCAATCCTCTAGATGTAGGTTTAGCTTTACCTTTCGGCAGACAGAATGCATATTGAAACCTACAGGATTCCTTCATGCAGGCTGTTTGCAGAATGAGTTCTGCATTGACATTATGCTCTTTGAAGACtatattaacattattttaatacatcCTGGCTATATAGATTTCATCCCAATTTTTTCTAAACGTGCATAGGACAAAATGGTCAGGAATAGAGGGGACTCAACCATAATTTCCTAGATCACTTGGAGATCTACACACATTCAGAcaaggatttttaatttaatcgTATCAGAGAGGTATTATAAAAGACTCTTAGAAGTTTCACTCCCACCAAATCAGCACCCCAGGCAGAGAGTAATTTTGCAGTtaataggaagaaatttttgataaaacatgcagcagcaacagaaactTCCTCATCCTGGCCCCTTGCTTAAGCTATGAGTGTGAAGAACTTAAAAGAGATAAAACCTTCCTTGAGAAAGCTattgtgtttttggttttaaggCAAAATATTTATCTATCTTTCATCCTGTTCTGCTGTTTATACGTTAATCTGCAGAAACTTCAAATCTGTGATCTTACTTTTGAGACTAGCATGAATTACCACTGCTTGGGACAGGGTTTGCATTGA includes:
- the HNRNPA0 gene encoding heterogeneous nuclear ribonucleoprotein A0 yields the protein MENSQLCKLFIGGLNVQTTEAGLREHFAAYGTLTDCVVVLNPQTKRSRCFGFVTYSAVEEADAAMAASPHAVDGNAVELKRAVSREDSAKPGAHAKVKKLFVGGLKGDVAEGDLVQHFSQFGPVEKAEIIADKQSGKKRGFGFVYFQNHDAADKAAVVKFHPIQGHRVEVKKAVPKEDIQAGGGGGGAARPSRGGRGGGGRGRGGGGSGNRDHNGLAKGGGGYNSYGGYGGGGGGGGYGSYGGGGGGSYGGGGGGGDYGNGYGGFGSYSQHQSSYGPMKSGGGGGGGGGSWGGRSNSGPYRGGYGGGGYGGGSF